Proteins from a single region of Dyadobacter fanqingshengii:
- a CDS encoding cytochrome-c peroxidase produces MSKTFTLLFFASFIVLAFSAKHSPRTIGVEQSVARFKVDSKSYALSLKDLSEAIRNIDPNQPGTIDIAKTKLIYSRLAYKRIEYFLEHFFFTSSRIYNRPPKNEIEEPHLEYMEPAGMQYMEAILFDSITIDANKELLVQAELLSNAANDLHALLYKFETSDKQVLAAVRLELIRIIALGITGFDAPMLKSGIWESAVAMETIALTLKPYLDKNKQDSVFHYLGNSIWFLQNNPEFDSFDRLKFLKAYALPLQKHLNVMIREMQLDSVSPGMLRYDAGHMFSPGALQPADSMNDKDLTEKRAELGKKLFFETRLSGNGSKSCASCHNPANYFTDGLPKSIGLHPHTQVRRNAPSLFYAAAQQNQFWDGRAKTLEDQIETVLRDSSEMNAIPAQSMKLLLKDKSYKRLFKKAFPKTRKEKKPGEQQIYTALAAFIKTLNPYNSDFDRYIAGDQHALTDAQVSGFNLFMGKAQCGTCHFAPLFNGLIPPFYALTEFEVIGTTATDDLLNPKKDLDNGRMDVRVTPYYEAAFKTPTVRNAAVTGPYMHNGAFNSLEKVIDFYDKGGGAGLGLDLPRQTLSPLPLNLTDQEKKDIIAFLHALTDKI; encoded by the coding sequence ATGAGCAAAACTTTTACTCTCCTTTTTTTCGCCTCTTTTATTGTCCTGGCCTTTTCCGCAAAACATTCCCCGCGAACGATTGGCGTGGAGCAGAGCGTGGCGCGGTTTAAAGTGGATTCGAAATCCTACGCGCTAAGCCTTAAAGACCTTTCAGAAGCGATCCGGAACATAGACCCCAACCAGCCTGGAACCATTGACATCGCAAAAACAAAGCTGATTTATAGTCGGTTAGCTTACAAGCGGATTGAATATTTTCTCGAACATTTCTTTTTTACCTCATCCAGAATTTACAACCGCCCGCCCAAAAACGAGATCGAAGAGCCGCATCTGGAATACATGGAACCCGCCGGCATGCAGTACATGGAAGCGATTTTATTTGACAGCATTACCATTGATGCCAATAAAGAATTGCTCGTTCAGGCTGAATTATTAAGCAATGCTGCGAACGATCTGCACGCGCTTTTGTACAAATTCGAAACCAGTGATAAACAAGTTCTCGCTGCGGTAAGGCTGGAACTCATTCGCATTATAGCACTGGGAATTACCGGGTTTGACGCGCCCATGTTGAAAAGCGGTATTTGGGAATCGGCTGTGGCAATGGAGACAATTGCCCTCACATTGAAACCCTATCTAGATAAAAATAAACAGGACAGCGTCTTCCACTATTTGGGGAATTCTATATGGTTCCTTCAAAACAACCCCGAGTTTGACTCGTTTGACCGGCTGAAATTTCTTAAAGCCTATGCTTTGCCACTTCAAAAGCACTTGAATGTAATGATCCGCGAAATGCAGCTCGATTCCGTGTCGCCCGGCATGCTGCGTTACGATGCCGGACATATGTTCAGCCCGGGTGCTTTACAACCGGCGGATTCGATGAATGATAAAGATCTCACAGAAAAGCGGGCTGAACTTGGCAAAAAGCTGTTTTTCGAAACGCGTCTTTCGGGTAACGGTTCCAAAAGCTGTGCTTCCTGCCATAACCCCGCCAACTATTTTACTGATGGTCTGCCCAAAAGCATTGGCCTTCATCCGCATACGCAAGTCAGACGCAATGCTCCATCGCTATTTTATGCGGCGGCTCAGCAAAATCAGTTTTGGGATGGGCGGGCAAAAACATTGGAAGACCAAATAGAAACCGTGCTGCGCGATTCCTCGGAAATGAATGCGATCCCGGCGCAGAGCATGAAACTTTTGCTCAAAGACAAATCCTATAAACGTTTATTTAAAAAAGCTTTCCCTAAAACAAGAAAAGAAAAAAAGCCTGGCGAACAGCAAATTTATACCGCGCTGGCTGCTTTTATCAAAACTTTGAACCCCTACAACTCCGATTTCGACCGCTATATAGCCGGAGATCAGCATGCCTTAACAGACGCTCAGGTCAGCGGTTTTAACTTGTTTATGGGCAAAGCACAATGCGGGACCTGCCACTTTGCTCCGCTCTTCAATGGCTTGATCCCGCCATTTTATGCGCTGACAGAATTCGAGGTCATTGGCACAACTGCTACTGACGATCTTTTAAATCCAAAAAAAGACCTGGATAATGGTCGGATGGATGTGCGGGTCACTCCTTATTACGAGGCAGCATTCAAAACGCCGACTGTGAGAAATGCGGCGGTAACCGGGCCATACATGCATAACGGCGCATTTAATTCCCTTGAAAAAGTAATTGATTTTTATGATAAAGGCGGAGGCGCCGGTTTGGGACTGGACTTACCCCGACAAACGCTTTCCCCCCTCCCACTCAACCTGACGGATCAGGAAAAGAAAGACATTATCGCATTTTTACATGCCCTAACCGATAAAATATGA